A DNA window from Vigna unguiculata cultivar IT97K-499-35 chromosome 10, ASM411807v1, whole genome shotgun sequence contains the following coding sequences:
- the LOC114167016 gene encoding TMV resistance protein N-like isoform X4 translates to MACPGGATHSPKQQISLDGMRAITVGLQSRLNDVIQIIKDKSREVCIIGIWGEGGSGKTTLAKAIYNQLHGTFTHKSFIEDISQVIQTKGHVHLQEQLLSDVLNTKMEIHSVEMGKNKIREKLCGKKLLIVLDDTKYDPLLNLRDSHVWFAKGTVIIITAREEHLLRIPQNGSAFPVNLLSTNESLELLSWHAFREAKPKQEYNDLAKRVVVYCGGLPLALEVIGSSLFERTKEEWKSVLLELKEIPEHDVHRKLKISFNGLRNEMEKDLFLDVCCFFVGKGRTFVTKILNDCGVDADSGLRILIERSLVQVKKNKKLGMQQLLQKMGRKIICEISRKELGKNPPLWSGQDAEYERLENTLFSSQQTKVIQKRLSLKMFLIATREFERYPSGVRDTSRLLRLFKVFGKLRWISLQGFSSEYLPKDIYLHDAMAIDLKHSLLRFVWKEPQVLSWLKVLNLSHSMYLRETPDFSGLPRLEQLVLKDCPSLHKVHHSIGCLNNLLLLNLKDCTSLSNLPREVYKLKSLNTLILSGCSKIDLLEKYIVQVESLLILIAENAAVKQVPFSIVSSKNIGYIFLRGCEGLSCNLFPSIIRSWISPIMNPLSYVHSFCMDIEDNGWNDFDPLLSTLANLRSVLVQCDTEFQLSKLVETILIEYGVNISKSEISQQHFKYSLIGVGRCKDFFNAVSDIISKVFASNESRDVSLPGDNDPYWFGHMGEGRSVFFTVPRDHDLKGMALCVVYLSTPEIVAPVCLRSVLIVNYTKCTLQIHNHGRVISFNDIDWQGIISNLGPGDKVEICVTFAQELVVTNTILYLICDELNDLQKEPAPKKNSLIRFVKKVVM, encoded by the exons ATGGCATGTCCAGGTGGAGCCACACACTCACCAAAGCAGCAAATTTCTTTGGATGGGATGAGAGCAATTACAG TTGGATTACAATCCCGCTTGAACGATGtgattcaaattataaaagataaatccAGGGAAGTTTGTATAATAGGAATATGGGGTGAGGGAGGTTCGGGGAAAACCACCCTTGCCAAAGCTATCTACAATCAACTTCATGGTACATTCACACATAAAAGTTTTATTGAAGATATTTCACAAGTTATTCAAACAAAAGGGCATGTTCATTTACAAGAACAACTACTTTCAGATGTCCTAAACACAAAGATGGAGATACACAGCGTTGAGATGGGAAAAAATAAGATTCGGGAAAAACTTTGTGGGAAAAAATTGCTCATCGTACTTGACGATACCAAATACGATCCATTATTAAACCTACGCGATAGTCATGTATGGTTCGCTAAAGGAACTGTCATAATAATTACAGCAAGAGAAGAACACCTACTAAGGATACCTCAAAATGGTTCTGCTTTTCCAGTAAATCTGTTGAGCACAAATGAGTCCCTTGAGCTTCTTAGTTGGCACGCATTTAGAGAAGCAAAACCAAAACAAGAATACAATGACCTTGCAAAAAGAGTAGTTGTTTATTGTGGAGGACTACCTCTTGCTCTTGAAGTCATTGGAAGTAGTTTATTTGAAAGGACTAAAGAAGAATGGAAGAGTGTATTGTTAGAATTAAAGGAAATTCCTGAGCATGATGTCCATCGGAAATTGAAAATAAGCTTCAATGGTTTACGCAATGAAATGGAAAAAGATTTATTCCTTGATGTTTGTTGTTTCTTTGTTGGTAAAGGCAGAACCTTTGTTACAAAGATCCTAAATGACTGTGGAGTAGATGCTGATAGTGGACTAAGAATTCTCATTGAGCGTAGCCTCGTACAAGTTAAAAAGAACAAGAAATTAGGAATGCAACAGTTGCTACAAAAAATGGGAAGAAAAATTATTTGTGAAATTTCAAGAAAGGAACTTGGAAAGAACCCTCCACTATGGTCTGGTCAGGATGCAGAATATGAACGATTAGAGAATACT cTCTTCTCATCACAACAGACAAAAGTCATTCAGAAAAGATTGtctttgaaaatgtttttaattgcCACAAGAGAGTTCGAACGTTATCCTTCAGGGGTAAGAGACACATCAAGGCTTCTGAGACTCTTCAAAGTTTTTGGGAAACTGAGATGGATCAGTTTGCAAGGGTTTTCTTCAGAATACCTACCTAAAGACATTTATCTGCATGATGCAATGGCGATTGATTTAAAACACAGTCTTCTTCGATTCGTCTGGAAAGAACCTCAG GTTTTGAGTTGGCTAAAAGTCCTTAATCTTAGTCACTCCATGTACTTGAGAGAAACTCCTGACTTTTCTGGACTACCACGTCTTGAACAACTCGTTCTCAAAGATTGTCCAAGCTTGCACAAAGTACACCATTCTATTGGATGTCTCAACAATCTTTTATTGCTAAATTTGAAAGATTGTACAAGTCTAAGCAATCTCCCAAGAGAGGTATATAAGTTGAAATCTTTAAACACTCTCATTCTCTCTGGTTGTTCGAAGATTGACCTATTGGAAAAATATATAGTGCAAGTGGAATCCTTGTTAATTCTAATTGCTGAAAATGCAGCTGTGAAACAAGTGCCCTTTTCAATTGTAAGCTCAAAAAACATTGGATATATATTTCTACGTGGATGTGAGGGATTGTCATGTAATCTTTTTCCTTCTATCATTCGGTCTTGGATATCACCAATAATGAATCCCTTATCTTATGTTCACTCATTTTGCATGGATATTGAGGATAATGGTTGGAATGATTTTGACCCATTGCTTAGCACCCTTGCAAATCTTCGAAGTGTTTTGGTACAATGTGACACTGAGTTTCAATTATCTAAGCTTGTTGAAACTATTCTGATCGAATATGGagtaaatatttcaaaatcagaAATTTCACAGCAGCACTTCAAGTATTCTTTGATTGGTGTTGGAAGATGCAAGGATTTCTTCAATGCTGTCAGTGATATCATTTCTAAG GTATTTGCAAGCAATGAGTCACGCGATGTTTCTCTCCCAGGTGATAATGATCCTTATTGGTTCGGCCACATGGGTGAGGGTCGTTCTGTTTTTTTCACCGTGCCTCGAGATCATGACTTGAAGGGAATGGCtttgtgtgttgtttatttatcaacaCCTGAAATTGTGGCCCCTGTATGCCTTAGAAGTGTCTTAATTGTTAATTACACAAAGTGCACATTGCAGATACACAACCATGGCAGGGTAATTTCCTTTAATGATATAGATTGGCAAggtataatatcaaatttaggACCAGGAGACAAGGTGGAGATTTGTGTGACTTTTGCTCAAGAATTGGTAGTCACGAACACAATTCTCTATCTGATATGTGATGAATTAAATGACTTACAAAAGGAGCCTGCGCCAAAGAAAAATTCCCTCATTAGATTTGTAAAGAAAGTTGTAATGTGA
- the LOC114167016 gene encoding TMV resistance protein N-like isoform X2, which produces MHIQQPILNLCRVAIVVFTKTYSQSAWCLHQLQQIIKWQETYSRHVFPVYYEIQPSDVRLQKGDFGETFKETAQQTFSAQQLEHGMSRWSHTLTKAANFFGWDESNYRSDAELVDKIVEGVLNLPVLFATKFPVGLQSRLNDVIQIIKDKSREVCIIGIWGEGGSGKTTLAKAIYNQLHGTFTHKSFIEDISQVIQTKGHVHLQEQLLSDVLNTKMEIHSVEMGKNKIREKLCGKKLLIVLDDTKYDPLLNLRDSHVWFAKGTVIIITAREEHLLRIPQNGSAFPVNLLSTNESLELLSWHAFREAKPKQEYNDLAKRVVVYCGGLPLALEVIGSSLFERTKEEWKSVLLELKEIPEHDVHRKLKISFNGLRNEMEKDLFLDVCCFFVGKGRTFVTKILNDCGVDADSGLRILIERSLVQVKKNKKLGMQQLLQKMGRKIICEISRKELGKNPPLWSGQDAEYERLENTLFSSQQTKVIQKRLSLKMFLIATREFERYPSGVRDTSRLLRLFKVFGKLRWISLQGFSSEYLPKDIYLHDAMAIDLKHSLLRFVWKEPQVLSWLKVLNLSHSMYLRETPDFSGLPRLEQLVLKDCPSLHKVHHSIGCLNNLLLLNLKDCTSLSNLPREVYKLKSLNTLILSGCSKIDLLEKYIVQVESLLILIAENAAVKQVPFSIVSSKNIGYIFLRGCEGLSCNLFPSIIRSWISPIMNPLSYVHSFCMDIEDNGWNDFDPLLSTLANLRSVLVQCDTEFQLSKLVETILIEYGVNISKSEISQQHFKYSLIGVGRCKDFFNAVSDIISKVFASNESRDVSLPGDNDPYWFGHMGEGRSVFFTVPRDHDLKGMALCVVYLSTPEIVAPVCLRSVLIVNYTKCTLQIHNHGRVISFNDIDWQGIISNLGPGDKVEICVTFAQELVVTNTILYLICDELNDLQKEPAPKKNSLIRFVKKVVM; this is translated from the exons ATGCACATCCAACAACCTATTCTCAATCTGTGTCGGGTAGCAATTGTTGTTTTCACCAAAACCTATTCTCAATCTGCTTGGTGTCTTCATCAGCTCCAACAAATCATCAAATGGCAAGAAACTTATTCCCGACATGTTTTTCCTGTATATTACGAAATTCAGCCATCCGATGTACGTCTTCAGAAGGGTGATTTTGGAGAAACATTCAAAGAAACTGCACAACAAACATTTTCAGCACAACAACTAGAGCATGGCATGTCCAGGTGGAGCCACACACTCACCAAAGCAGCAAATTTCTTTGGATGGGATGAGAGCAATTACAG GAGTGATGCTGAACTTGTGGACAAAATTGTTGAGGGCGTTCTTAATTTACCAGTCTTGTTTGCTACTAAATTTCCAGTTGGATTACAATCCCGCTTGAACGATGtgattcaaattataaaagataaatccAGGGAAGTTTGTATAATAGGAATATGGGGTGAGGGAGGTTCGGGGAAAACCACCCTTGCCAAAGCTATCTACAATCAACTTCATGGTACATTCACACATAAAAGTTTTATTGAAGATATTTCACAAGTTATTCAAACAAAAGGGCATGTTCATTTACAAGAACAACTACTTTCAGATGTCCTAAACACAAAGATGGAGATACACAGCGTTGAGATGGGAAAAAATAAGATTCGGGAAAAACTTTGTGGGAAAAAATTGCTCATCGTACTTGACGATACCAAATACGATCCATTATTAAACCTACGCGATAGTCATGTATGGTTCGCTAAAGGAACTGTCATAATAATTACAGCAAGAGAAGAACACCTACTAAGGATACCTCAAAATGGTTCTGCTTTTCCAGTAAATCTGTTGAGCACAAATGAGTCCCTTGAGCTTCTTAGTTGGCACGCATTTAGAGAAGCAAAACCAAAACAAGAATACAATGACCTTGCAAAAAGAGTAGTTGTTTATTGTGGAGGACTACCTCTTGCTCTTGAAGTCATTGGAAGTAGTTTATTTGAAAGGACTAAAGAAGAATGGAAGAGTGTATTGTTAGAATTAAAGGAAATTCCTGAGCATGATGTCCATCGGAAATTGAAAATAAGCTTCAATGGTTTACGCAATGAAATGGAAAAAGATTTATTCCTTGATGTTTGTTGTTTCTTTGTTGGTAAAGGCAGAACCTTTGTTACAAAGATCCTAAATGACTGTGGAGTAGATGCTGATAGTGGACTAAGAATTCTCATTGAGCGTAGCCTCGTACAAGTTAAAAAGAACAAGAAATTAGGAATGCAACAGTTGCTACAAAAAATGGGAAGAAAAATTATTTGTGAAATTTCAAGAAAGGAACTTGGAAAGAACCCTCCACTATGGTCTGGTCAGGATGCAGAATATGAACGATTAGAGAATACT cTCTTCTCATCACAACAGACAAAAGTCATTCAGAAAAGATTGtctttgaaaatgtttttaattgcCACAAGAGAGTTCGAACGTTATCCTTCAGGGGTAAGAGACACATCAAGGCTTCTGAGACTCTTCAAAGTTTTTGGGAAACTGAGATGGATCAGTTTGCAAGGGTTTTCTTCAGAATACCTACCTAAAGACATTTATCTGCATGATGCAATGGCGATTGATTTAAAACACAGTCTTCTTCGATTCGTCTGGAAAGAACCTCAG GTTTTGAGTTGGCTAAAAGTCCTTAATCTTAGTCACTCCATGTACTTGAGAGAAACTCCTGACTTTTCTGGACTACCACGTCTTGAACAACTCGTTCTCAAAGATTGTCCAAGCTTGCACAAAGTACACCATTCTATTGGATGTCTCAACAATCTTTTATTGCTAAATTTGAAAGATTGTACAAGTCTAAGCAATCTCCCAAGAGAGGTATATAAGTTGAAATCTTTAAACACTCTCATTCTCTCTGGTTGTTCGAAGATTGACCTATTGGAAAAATATATAGTGCAAGTGGAATCCTTGTTAATTCTAATTGCTGAAAATGCAGCTGTGAAACAAGTGCCCTTTTCAATTGTAAGCTCAAAAAACATTGGATATATATTTCTACGTGGATGTGAGGGATTGTCATGTAATCTTTTTCCTTCTATCATTCGGTCTTGGATATCACCAATAATGAATCCCTTATCTTATGTTCACTCATTTTGCATGGATATTGAGGATAATGGTTGGAATGATTTTGACCCATTGCTTAGCACCCTTGCAAATCTTCGAAGTGTTTTGGTACAATGTGACACTGAGTTTCAATTATCTAAGCTTGTTGAAACTATTCTGATCGAATATGGagtaaatatttcaaaatcagaAATTTCACAGCAGCACTTCAAGTATTCTTTGATTGGTGTTGGAAGATGCAAGGATTTCTTCAATGCTGTCAGTGATATCATTTCTAAG GTATTTGCAAGCAATGAGTCACGCGATGTTTCTCTCCCAGGTGATAATGATCCTTATTGGTTCGGCCACATGGGTGAGGGTCGTTCTGTTTTTTTCACCGTGCCTCGAGATCATGACTTGAAGGGAATGGCtttgtgtgttgtttatttatcaacaCCTGAAATTGTGGCCCCTGTATGCCTTAGAAGTGTCTTAATTGTTAATTACACAAAGTGCACATTGCAGATACACAACCATGGCAGGGTAATTTCCTTTAATGATATAGATTGGCAAggtataatatcaaatttaggACCAGGAGACAAGGTGGAGATTTGTGTGACTTTTGCTCAAGAATTGGTAGTCACGAACACAATTCTCTATCTGATATGTGATGAATTAAATGACTTACAAAAGGAGCCTGCGCCAAAGAAAAATTCCCTCATTAGATTTGTAAAGAAAGTTGTAATGTGA
- the LOC114167016 gene encoding TMV resistance protein N-like isoform X1 produces the protein MASSIPPTEFASSTSKLPRKYDVLINFTGEDIRRKFVSHLDYALSTVGLTTFLHEENAVNDMHIQQPILNLCRVAIVVFTKTYSQSAWCLHQLQQIIKWQETYSRHVFPVYYEIQPSDVRLQKGDFGETFKETAQQTFSAQQLEHGMSRWSHTLTKAANFFGWDESNYRSDAELVDKIVEGVLNLPVLFATKFPVGLQSRLNDVIQIIKDKSREVCIIGIWGEGGSGKTTLAKAIYNQLHGTFTHKSFIEDISQVIQTKGHVHLQEQLLSDVLNTKMEIHSVEMGKNKIREKLCGKKLLIVLDDTKYDPLLNLRDSHVWFAKGTVIIITAREEHLLRIPQNGSAFPVNLLSTNESLELLSWHAFREAKPKQEYNDLAKRVVVYCGGLPLALEVIGSSLFERTKEEWKSVLLELKEIPEHDVHRKLKISFNGLRNEMEKDLFLDVCCFFVGKGRTFVTKILNDCGVDADSGLRILIERSLVQVKKNKKLGMQQLLQKMGRKIICEISRKELGKNPPLWSGQDAEYERLENTLFSSQQTKVIQKRLSLKMFLIATREFERYPSGVRDTSRLLRLFKVFGKLRWISLQGFSSEYLPKDIYLHDAMAIDLKHSLLRFVWKEPQVLSWLKVLNLSHSMYLRETPDFSGLPRLEQLVLKDCPSLHKVHHSIGCLNNLLLLNLKDCTSLSNLPREVYKLKSLNTLILSGCSKIDLLEKYIVQVESLLILIAENAAVKQVPFSIVSSKNIGYIFLRGCEGLSCNLFPSIIRSWISPIMNPLSYVHSFCMDIEDNGWNDFDPLLSTLANLRSVLVQCDTEFQLSKLVETILIEYGVNISKSEISQQHFKYSLIGVGRCKDFFNAVSDIISKVFASNESRDVSLPGDNDPYWFGHMGEGRSVFFTVPRDHDLKGMALCVVYLSTPEIVAPVCLRSVLIVNYTKCTLQIHNHGRVISFNDIDWQGIISNLGPGDKVEICVTFAQELVVTNTILYLICDELNDLQKEPAPKKNSLIRFVKKVVM, from the exons ATGGCGTCTTCAATTCCTCCCACAGAATTCGCCTCTTCAACTTCCAAACTCCCACGGAAGTACGATGTGCTCATCAACTTCACAGGAGAAGACATCCGCAGGAAATTTGTTTCTCATCTCGATTATGCTCTCTCTACTGTTGGGCTCACTACTTTCCTTCATGAGGAGAATGCAGTGAATGACATGCACATCCAACAACCTATTCTCAATCTGTGTCGGGTAGCAATTGTTGTTTTCACCAAAACCTATTCTCAATCTGCTTGGTGTCTTCATCAGCTCCAACAAATCATCAAATGGCAAGAAACTTATTCCCGACATGTTTTTCCTGTATATTACGAAATTCAGCCATCCGATGTACGTCTTCAGAAGGGTGATTTTGGAGAAACATTCAAAGAAACTGCACAACAAACATTTTCAGCACAACAACTAGAGCATGGCATGTCCAGGTGGAGCCACACACTCACCAAAGCAGCAAATTTCTTTGGATGGGATGAGAGCAATTACAG GAGTGATGCTGAACTTGTGGACAAAATTGTTGAGGGCGTTCTTAATTTACCAGTCTTGTTTGCTACTAAATTTCCAGTTGGATTACAATCCCGCTTGAACGATGtgattcaaattataaaagataaatccAGGGAAGTTTGTATAATAGGAATATGGGGTGAGGGAGGTTCGGGGAAAACCACCCTTGCCAAAGCTATCTACAATCAACTTCATGGTACATTCACACATAAAAGTTTTATTGAAGATATTTCACAAGTTATTCAAACAAAAGGGCATGTTCATTTACAAGAACAACTACTTTCAGATGTCCTAAACACAAAGATGGAGATACACAGCGTTGAGATGGGAAAAAATAAGATTCGGGAAAAACTTTGTGGGAAAAAATTGCTCATCGTACTTGACGATACCAAATACGATCCATTATTAAACCTACGCGATAGTCATGTATGGTTCGCTAAAGGAACTGTCATAATAATTACAGCAAGAGAAGAACACCTACTAAGGATACCTCAAAATGGTTCTGCTTTTCCAGTAAATCTGTTGAGCACAAATGAGTCCCTTGAGCTTCTTAGTTGGCACGCATTTAGAGAAGCAAAACCAAAACAAGAATACAATGACCTTGCAAAAAGAGTAGTTGTTTATTGTGGAGGACTACCTCTTGCTCTTGAAGTCATTGGAAGTAGTTTATTTGAAAGGACTAAAGAAGAATGGAAGAGTGTATTGTTAGAATTAAAGGAAATTCCTGAGCATGATGTCCATCGGAAATTGAAAATAAGCTTCAATGGTTTACGCAATGAAATGGAAAAAGATTTATTCCTTGATGTTTGTTGTTTCTTTGTTGGTAAAGGCAGAACCTTTGTTACAAAGATCCTAAATGACTGTGGAGTAGATGCTGATAGTGGACTAAGAATTCTCATTGAGCGTAGCCTCGTACAAGTTAAAAAGAACAAGAAATTAGGAATGCAACAGTTGCTACAAAAAATGGGAAGAAAAATTATTTGTGAAATTTCAAGAAAGGAACTTGGAAAGAACCCTCCACTATGGTCTGGTCAGGATGCAGAATATGAACGATTAGAGAATACT cTCTTCTCATCACAACAGACAAAAGTCATTCAGAAAAGATTGtctttgaaaatgtttttaattgcCACAAGAGAGTTCGAACGTTATCCTTCAGGGGTAAGAGACACATCAAGGCTTCTGAGACTCTTCAAAGTTTTTGGGAAACTGAGATGGATCAGTTTGCAAGGGTTTTCTTCAGAATACCTACCTAAAGACATTTATCTGCATGATGCAATGGCGATTGATTTAAAACACAGTCTTCTTCGATTCGTCTGGAAAGAACCTCAG GTTTTGAGTTGGCTAAAAGTCCTTAATCTTAGTCACTCCATGTACTTGAGAGAAACTCCTGACTTTTCTGGACTACCACGTCTTGAACAACTCGTTCTCAAAGATTGTCCAAGCTTGCACAAAGTACACCATTCTATTGGATGTCTCAACAATCTTTTATTGCTAAATTTGAAAGATTGTACAAGTCTAAGCAATCTCCCAAGAGAGGTATATAAGTTGAAATCTTTAAACACTCTCATTCTCTCTGGTTGTTCGAAGATTGACCTATTGGAAAAATATATAGTGCAAGTGGAATCCTTGTTAATTCTAATTGCTGAAAATGCAGCTGTGAAACAAGTGCCCTTTTCAATTGTAAGCTCAAAAAACATTGGATATATATTTCTACGTGGATGTGAGGGATTGTCATGTAATCTTTTTCCTTCTATCATTCGGTCTTGGATATCACCAATAATGAATCCCTTATCTTATGTTCACTCATTTTGCATGGATATTGAGGATAATGGTTGGAATGATTTTGACCCATTGCTTAGCACCCTTGCAAATCTTCGAAGTGTTTTGGTACAATGTGACACTGAGTTTCAATTATCTAAGCTTGTTGAAACTATTCTGATCGAATATGGagtaaatatttcaaaatcagaAATTTCACAGCAGCACTTCAAGTATTCTTTGATTGGTGTTGGAAGATGCAAGGATTTCTTCAATGCTGTCAGTGATATCATTTCTAAG GTATTTGCAAGCAATGAGTCACGCGATGTTTCTCTCCCAGGTGATAATGATCCTTATTGGTTCGGCCACATGGGTGAGGGTCGTTCTGTTTTTTTCACCGTGCCTCGAGATCATGACTTGAAGGGAATGGCtttgtgtgttgtttatttatcaacaCCTGAAATTGTGGCCCCTGTATGCCTTAGAAGTGTCTTAATTGTTAATTACACAAAGTGCACATTGCAGATACACAACCATGGCAGGGTAATTTCCTTTAATGATATAGATTGGCAAggtataatatcaaatttaggACCAGGAGACAAGGTGGAGATTTGTGTGACTTTTGCTCAAGAATTGGTAGTCACGAACACAATTCTCTATCTGATATGTGATGAATTAAATGACTTACAAAAGGAGCCTGCGCCAAAGAAAAATTCCCTCATTAGATTTGTAAAGAAAGTTGTAATGTGA